The sequence ATTATAACATATGATGCATTCAACAGATTTTGTTCGACCGACTATTAGTTTCATACTCGGTCATAATATTCTGAATTTCTTTGTTGGCTCCTTTTTTGCTTGTAGTGGTGCTGGTGAACGTTTCTCAGCCGTAACGTACATTTACTTCCAACTCAGGTGAACATTCTTGTGGATAAATTGGATATAAAAAATGTGAACACTGTGAACCTGAAAGCCGCAACTTCTGCTGCTCTTCTCCTTTTGCCATCAAAATTCACGGAGGTTGGTCTCTTTATTCATTTCTTGTCAATTGGTACAGGAACATAACACATGCCACTTGGAATTTGGTGTTTATGCAGGAAGATTTATATGCCAAAATCTGTAGCCTCTCATATATGGGTGACTTGCGTATGCTTTTTGCAGAGGACAAAAATAAGGTAGATCAGACATTTTGAGTGGGcctaaattttagatttttgtggCCCCAACTGTAACACATGAAAGCATCATTCTACGTATAAGATCAAAGTGTAATTGGGTAGTTTCTCAATTTTATAGCTGATATTACGTCCAGCAGATCAATGCATATCAATTATTATACATATCTTATATACAGGATATCCCATTTGGACTAGAATTCAAACACCAACTTTTAGCATAGTATCCCACATTAAGTGATTGAATAGATTCTCTTATTCTGTGTGCATGAAATTCTTCACTACATATTGAGCCAGGTGAAGAAAATTGTACGAGGAcagttttatttatttgaggaaATGTATAAGCCATTTCTGGAAGAATATGAGGCCAATAACTTGTTGAGATTTTCATCAGCTGGTGATAAGCAAGTAAACATATTTCAGGTCTCTTTTCTTAAATCTTTGCCTCTTGTTTCTTCCTTGTCATGGTTAATTCTTCTGAATGGTGctgataattcttttgtaataAATGTGTCTTAATATGGAAACATATTTATATCCATGGACCGCGATAGAACACATTTTTCCTACTGAAGCATAAAAAATAGTATGGTGTCAATGGGTGATCAAGAATATATGCATGAGTCATGCTGATGGTTGTTGCTCGTTACTTTCCATGTGTAATGGTAATTTTCGGGCCTTGAATGGTAACCTCTGGGGTCGGAGAAGTCCATCTTTTGTATTCTGAACATTTCTCAAATAGCTGCAAAATCATATGCTTTCATGACTTGTCAATTAGAGCTTTGAATGCCACAAAGTCCCTTGCATGAAAATTAGTTTGTACTTTTACATGATTGCAATTTGTACACTTTTCTGGTCATTGAGTCAATCTCGATTTTTGAGTTCCCTCTCGACGTTTTCATATTGCTTTTGGTGGTACATCCATATGAGATTCCTTGACTGCACAAGCACGTCTTTTCTTTCGGATGGATCCGAGGAGATTGATTTTGATTACACCACTGTCGAGATAGTGTAAATAGGAAAAATCAAGGTCAACTCAATCTCAAGGGTTGACATATTTTAGTGTATCCTAATCAGGATTGTGGATTATCTGCTGCTTCCACCTTGGTTTCTTCTCTTCCTTCATCTATCAGAAGTGATATGGCCATGAAACTTGGAGATAAGAGAATTGTGGATGACTCTGGTACGTATTTCACTGCAAAAAAGAGTGGATTTTCTGGAAAgaaaattatcttaaaaaatgCCTGTTCTTTCagattttgtttcttgttagtaGTTCCTGTTGAGTTGTGTCTAACTGCCTCATTGGTGAAGATAcacttttatttagttattttaggtTTGTAGCTCTCATGTTTTAATCCAGATACCATGTTGGATTGTGCTTGTCTATCTCTAGAGAAAAGACACTTCTATTTAGGTTATATTAGTTCTTGCGGTAAGCTCTTATAATGTTCCCTCCTAAGCTAAAGCAAATCATTTCACCTGTGCCATATTTTCTTGTAGGTAGAGTTAGACAAGTAGTGATTGGTTCAAAAGAACAGGCTGCTGAGTGCATGAAGAGGCTAGTTAGACGTAGGGTTATGTTTTCTAGCACGAGGCAAGCTGCTGCAGGTTTATTGACTGCTGGTGCTGTTCATGGAGTGAGATATGTCGCAAACAAGATGTGCAAGGCTTGGAAATCTCGGGTGTAATGCGTTAATTTTGCTTCGTTTTCTTGGGTGACATCACTGCTTTTTAACTGCTTCAGACATGGGGATTTAGCAACAACTAGAGTCGCATCTAATGACATGCTGTTCACCCATAGAGTTCTTAGCATGGAGACTTTGCCGACTCTCCTGCTGCTTTTTCAAAATCAGCAAATAGAATAGAGAGGGAAAATAACCAACCACCCCATTAAGATTTTTCTTCTGAAGTTTTCtgttcattttatcttttctttcatctttccGAAGTTGGGAAGAGTTCTTCAGGGAAGGTGAAGCTGTTATATGATTTACAACGTCCTAATGTACCAGTTAAAGATGTTAATCAATGGTTCTAAACAAGGAACTGCTattgtttgtgtgtgtgtgtttatctTGCACAACAATTCAACTCTAGCTTTGCCTTGCTGGTTCAGGATGTGCATTCAATGATGAAAATTAACTGTAATAGAACCTAAGAGAACGAAAATTAACAGTAGTACAACCACACGAAGAGCATGTAAATATCACTGCAATAATGTTGCAGGAGTTATTGGAATTACACTGGTTATGTTATCGTTGTAATGTTGCAAAATTAACGGAGTACTATAATATAAGACAAATAATCCAGCCTGTTACTCTTCCTATTTCCAGGCTAATTTATTGGTGCTGTCCCATCTCTTGACATATGACATAAGACTATTCCACGTTAGTCCAAGGGAGAGAAAATGGATTGTTGATAATTTCAATAAAGATGCACATTATGACACTCAACTGTACCTATCCATAAATGACATGCCCAATTTTCCATTGGCTCCTTTTTTATCCTATAGACCATACGGCATAAAACAAAAAAACGGCTTGTTTAAAGTTAGCAACATTTGGCTCATTGGCGACCTTATCAACAACAATAATTGAAGACATGGGAATCCTCCATCAAGAAAATGAACCTATAAGCAGTAGAGGTCAACGGACATCCCAAATGAGCTAGTAGTTACTAGCCTTTAGTAACAGTATAATGAGTCCTGAAAGGCATAAAATAACAGTAATGGACTCTGCTGGTGAAATGGGAGATGAGATACAACCAAGAAGTTACTGGAGATGGAGCAAACAAGATTTCTTCCCAGAAGATTCTTTTCAGAATTGGAGCGCATATCGATTAGCACTGTCACACACAGTTACCAGATTGAAGGACCGAGTTGCAAGCTGTTCTGAGGACGCTGATGAGATTGAGGAGCTAAAGAAACAGAGTGAGAATGAGATGAAACGTTGCCTTAGTTGGTGGGATCTCACCTGGTTTGGCTTTGGCTCCGTTATTGGAGCAGGTATCTTCGTACTCACTGGCCAAGAAGCTCACGAGCATGCCGGACCAGCTATTGTTTTATCCTATGTGGCTTCTGGCATTTCAGCAATGCTCTCTGTCTTCTGCTACACAGAATTTGCAGTAGAAATTCCTGTAGCAGGAGGGTCATTTGCATACATCAGAGTAGAACTGGGAGACTTTGCAGCCTTTATAACAGCAGGAAACATAATTCTTGGATCCATTGCTGGTGGAGCGGTGGTAGCAAGAGCCTGGACTTCTTACTTTACAGCTCTCTTGAATCGTCATCCAAACTCCTTACGTATACATACAAATCTCACAGACGGGTTCAACTTACTAGATCCAATAGCTGTTGCAGTTCTAGTGATTACATCAATAATTGCAATAAGCGGCACTAGAAGAACTTCATACTTCAACTGGATTGCATCAGCAGTAAATATGGTGGTGATTTTATTTGTCATAGTTGCTGGATTTGTTCATGCCAATACCTCCAATTTGACACCCTTTATGCCACATGGTGCCAAAGGTATCTTCGTTGCAGCAGCAATAGTGTATTTTGCATATGGAGGTTTTGACAACATCGCAACCATGGCAGAGGAAGCAAAAAATCCATCCAAAGATATACCACTAGGATTGCTAGGATCAATGTCAATTATCACCCTGATATATTGCTTGATGGCACTTTCACTGAGTATGATGCAAAAGTATACAGATATAGACCCTAACGCCGCCTATGCTGTTGCATTTCAACGCGTGGGGATGAAATGGGCAAAATACCTGGTTGCCCTTGGAGCTCTGAAGGGGATGACCACTGTCCTTTTGGCAGGAGCAATTGGACAGGCTCGCTATGCCACTCATATTGCACGAGTTCACATGATTCCACCATGGTTTGCACTTGTTCACCCCAAGACAGGAACTCCCATAAATGCAACTCTCTTGATCAGACTTGCAAGTGCCTGTATAGCGTTATTTTCAAGTCTGGATGTCTTGTCAAGTTTGTTATCTGTAAGCAGCCTTCTTACATCCACGATGATGGCTGTTGCTCTGCTTGTGAGGAGATACTATGTCAGAGGTATCACCCCCCGGAATAATCTTTTGAAGCTAACTTTCTTAGTACTGGTCATAATTGTATCCTCCGTTGGGACTTCTGCTTACTGGGGACTGGACCCTAATGGTTGGCTTGGTTACACAGTAACTGTTCCCCTTTGGTTCCTGGCAACTTTGGCAATTTCGGTTCTTTTGCCACAGGAAAGAATACCAAAAGTCTGGGGAGTCCCACTGGTTCCATGGTTACCATCCCTCTCAGTTGCAATAAACTTGTTTCTCATGGGATCATTAGGAGCTCAGGCATTTATAAGATTTGGCATATGCACAGTTGTAATGCTgatatattatgttatttttggcCTCCATGCAACTTATGACATAGCTCATCAACCAAAGAAGCCAACGTCTTCTAAGATCTCAGAAGACGACATAGAAAAACCCAAGgcataagtttttttttataccTACAATGAAATCTGGGACTTGAGCTCCATCACACTTAATCCTGCAATCATTAGATTTATGTTCTATGAAGTCGTCAAGACCAGACAGAATCCTATCATTATGAATAATGAAAACTGTCTAGTGTCTACCACAGTTCATGTTAGAGAAACATATTCTCAAGAATCTCAATTACAGTCAAGTAATTGTTgaccctttttaaatttttactttaaAACCAAGTAATATATTAGCAAATGCTTGTCGTACTTCAATTtggaaaatattaagaaatagaaatatttcCAGTTTACTAGAAAAAAGAATTTTATCGCtgtctaaataaaaaataacgaTGGGGCTACTATGATAAAACGAGATTAAGGGTGCGTTAGATATGGAGACCTATTTTCTCATGTTCGTTTGGTTAacattttggaaaatattttctttcggAAAACAAGCTCCTTGAAAATAAGTGGCAATGTTTCTCTTCAATGAAAGTAGGGAAAACAAGCGACAATGTCTCCTAccactctcaaaatcacccacccTACCAAATTGCACGCCCACCTCCCACCCccacaatttttaaattttttctaccCCATCCCCACCCTCATCTCGCTCACCACCCCcaaatttttgttaatttttttaattatctttctgTAACCCAGTCCCACCTTATCCCACCACAACACCCTCTCCCTCTTCACCCCGCCCCGACCACAATATGCATCACTCTACCACAGCCATTCACATTGGTTGTGTTATAATATACAAATGTTTTTAGGATGGTAATATTTACTTCATTACTTGCGTATCGAACACAAGAAAGTAATTAACAAACAACTtgttttccaagaaaatattttcaaggaaAAGATTTTGCTCCATACCGAATAGAccctaagaagaaaaaaaattacttcccactttttaattagttaaaaagaaaagaagcaaGAAAAACGCTctttaaaaataagatttttattaGGTCCAAAAATGCTCTTGTTGTTAATagtttggctcaaaaatgcccttgatGTTAATAGTTTGATAGcaggggcatttttggaccaaactATTTATGGAGGGCATTTTTGTCCAATTTCGTTTAAGGgcatttttgacccttttccgtaAACAGAAAAAAGGAGAGCTGCTGCAGGAGGGAAAGCatgtaaagtaagaaaataaacttCAGCACATAGGAAAGACATTCTAATTTCTAAATCAAGAGCAAAGGTAGATTTAAATATTGCAAACTCACTTCAATGAACCAGTAGAGTTTGTACCGTTTTCAAATTATCTTGAACTTTTCTAAAACCTGTGCAATGCTTCTTAGAAAGCATCAATACCAATTCAGGCCACATTTCTGAGTGCCACTTATCTGACAAAAAATACCCTCCAAAAAGTTACTATCTTTGCACAATGATCATTCATAAACTTGCCAATAAGTTGGATCCATATTATCCCAAATACTTTATATCCAGTCAAAAAAAGAGCATATTTGATGGATAAATGAACCCAGAAAATGTTAACAAgcataataattcaaaaaatcaGAATTATCTGATATCTAAAAACTTTCAATTACTAGATTAAACAGTAACTTCATTCGCTGCAACCACTGGAATTGTCATCTTCTACTGCTTTTCGTGTTTCAACCGATTGTATGTCATGAATGCATCATCTGATGACCCTTGGAGTTCTCACTGCAACTTTTTACTTGGTTTCAAGCTTCCCATATGCAACCGCCACACTCACAATATTTCTTTCACCCACCAGTGTGATCTTAAGTTAGGTgcgaaaaataataattaaataatggtTTTACCACAAGAAAATTACATTAATATATGCAAGATGCACCATCATAACATTTAGTTCCTTTACCGATAGAAAGAACAACAGATATTGGTATAAGCATTCACCTAATAACACAGCATATACTTACAGAAATTTACTTAAATGCGTGTAGAAAGCTTTTTCACTTGTGAAGTGGAATAGTTGAGAGAGAAATGTTAGAGGAAAATGCACATGTAACGACCCTCCCtgttgtttgtgaaattttctcttCTCTATTTTAGCGTTTTACGTAGTTGGTACATAATTTATGACTTATGGTGATGAGTAGTACCAATTCTTGAGGTGTTTgaaagttttgggtatttttaataattgtttaattaataaattaatgggtcaaaataactatttatttatttatttatgtgtag comes from Capsicum annuum cultivar UCD-10X-F1 chromosome 2, UCD10Xv1.1, whole genome shotgun sequence and encodes:
- the LOC107859701 gene encoding phosphatidate cytidylyltransferase, mitochondrial isoform X2; translated protein: MVGEDKAELRGLLEILPPVEFCCIYGSKLHPNNKDETSMTDHIIGVADPRQWHSENLNLNKDHYASWLVHLGGARMINDIANDIGVGVHFNPFVSCNKKMVKYGVVRMHDFIQDILRWDRFYLSGRLQKPVNILVDKLDIKNVNTVNLKAATSAALLLLPSKFTEEDLYAKICSLSYMGDLRMLFAEDKNKDCGLSAASTLVSSLPSSIRSDMAMKLGDKRIVDDSGRVRQVVIGSKEQAAECMKRLVRRRVMFSSTRQAAAGLLTAGAVHGVRYVANKMCKAWKSRV
- the LOC107859701 gene encoding phosphatidate cytidylyltransferase, mitochondrial isoform X1, which codes for MVGEDKAELRGLLEILPPVEFCCIYGSKLHPNNKDETSMTDHIIGVADPRQWHSENLNLNKDHYASWLVHLGGARMINDIANDIGVGVHFNPFVSCNKKMVKYGVVRMHDFIQDILRWDRFYLSGRLQKPVNILVDKLDIKNVNTVNLKAATSAALLLLPSKFTEEDLYAKICSLSYMGDLRMLFAEDKNKVKKIVRGQFYLFEEMYKPFLEEYEANNLLRFSSAGDKQVNIFQDCGLSAASTLVSSLPSSIRSDMAMKLGDKRIVDDSGRVRQVVIGSKEQAAECMKRLVRRRVMFSSTRQAAAGLLTAGAVHGVRYVANKMCKAWKSRV
- the LOC107859701 gene encoding phosphatidate cytidylyltransferase, mitochondrial isoform X3 is translated as MINDIANDIGVGVHFNPFVSCNKKMVKYGVVRMHDFIQDILRWDRFYLSGRLQKPVNILVDKLDIKNVNTVNLKAATSAALLLLPSKFTEEDLYAKICSLSYMGDLRMLFAEDKNKVKKIVRGQFYLFEEMYKPFLEEYEANNLLRFSSAGDKQVNIFQDCGLSAASTLVSSLPSSIRSDMAMKLGDKRIVDDSGRVRQVVIGSKEQAAECMKRLVRRRVMFSSTRQAAAGLLTAGAVHGVRYVANKMCKAWKSRV
- the LOC107859700 gene encoding cationic amino acid transporter 5; its protein translation is MSPERHKITVMDSAGEMGDEIQPRSYWRWSKQDFFPEDSFQNWSAYRLALSHTVTRLKDRVASCSEDADEIEELKKQSENEMKRCLSWWDLTWFGFGSVIGAGIFVLTGQEAHEHAGPAIVLSYVASGISAMLSVFCYTEFAVEIPVAGGSFAYIRVELGDFAAFITAGNIILGSIAGGAVVARAWTSYFTALLNRHPNSLRIHTNLTDGFNLLDPIAVAVLVITSIIAISGTRRTSYFNWIASAVNMVVILFVIVAGFVHANTSNLTPFMPHGAKGIFVAAAIVYFAYGGFDNIATMAEEAKNPSKDIPLGLLGSMSIITLIYCLMALSLSMMQKYTDIDPNAAYAVAFQRVGMKWAKYLVALGALKGMTTVLLAGAIGQARYATHIARVHMIPPWFALVHPKTGTPINATLLIRLASACIALFSSLDVLSSLLSVSSLLTSTMMAVALLVRRYYVRGITPRNNLLKLTFLVLVIIVSSVGTSAYWGLDPNGWLGYTVTVPLWFLATLAISVLLPQERIPKVWGVPLVPWLPSLSVAINLFLMGSLGAQAFIRFGICTVVMLIYYVIFGLHATYDIAHQPKKPTSSKISEDDIEKPKA